Part of the Lotus japonicus ecotype B-129 chromosome 6, LjGifu_v1.2 genome, CAAAAAGATCTTCAGAACTTGCTGTCTAATTATGGTGCTGCTCCAAGAGACATTGAAACTGAGCTGTCCACTGCTGCTATTAGCTCAGAGCTGTTTGGGATGCCAAACATGCCTTTTAAGCCCGGATGCTCAAATGATATTGCCATGAATGATACTGGGGTTTTGAATAATGGCTTGTGGGCCAATCAAACTCAACGAATGCGAACATATACCAAGGTTTGCCATCACTCATTCTTTGACAAATTTGTGAATCTATTCAAATTTAGTATATTGACTGAGTGCATTAACTACCTATTTTTAACATCTTGTTTGAATGGTGTTTAAATGCTTGATACTGATTGCTTATTGCGCAGGTGCAAAAATGTGGCTCTGTTGGAAGATGTATTGATGTCACCCGCTATAGTGGATATGATGAACTCCGGCAGGATTTGGCTCGAATGTTTGGGATTGAAGGGCAGCTAGAAGATCCTCAAAGAACTGAATGGAAACTGGTATATGTAGATCATGAAAACGACATTCTTCTTGTCGGTGATGACCCTTGGGAGTAAGTAATTAATTCCTTGTAGTTCACAGTGCCTAATATTTCTGCCATTCTGGTTTTTCTTCTTAATCTTGAACTTACAATTCCTTGCAGAGAATTTGTGAGCTGTGTCCAGAGCATAAAGATACTGTCATCTGCTGAGGTGCAGCAAATGAGCTTGGATGGGGATTTAGGCCATGTTCCAATCCCCAATCAGGCTTGTAGCGAGACGGAAAATGGCAATGCTTGGAGGGGACAGTAtgatgataacttcaagtagtTGACATTTTTGAACAGTCAACTTGTACATTATTTTGGGAGATGAAGTACTAACTTAACCCTTGAGATTTCTTATTGCTGCTTCTTTGTATCACAAAATTGAAAGGAAGCACATTCATTGCAAAAGATGCAGTCGATGGTGGATTGTAGAAGAGGTTACTGCATCTGGTTCTATGTCAACAACACACTGCTTTTAATGGTGAGAGAAGTTTAGATCCTTAGATGTACCAAAGACCAAGATTCCTCTGCTACAAATGTTAGATCCTAATTTAGATTCTATTTTCTTGTAGCTGCTAGTTCTTGGTgacatttcttttctttttctcctttttggCAAGCCTTATGGGCCAGCTGGTGTATAATTATGTGATCGATAATTGTTCTTATATATGTAAAGAATGTGTATTGCTTACACCTCTTTAAATGTGTCCACTAAGTTAGGTGAGTTAGGCAACCAAGTGATATGTCAATTTTAACTGTTGTACACAGTGCCTAAGCTGTTTCCATTGTGGCAATCATGGTGCTGTTATTATAAATGAAGAAAGCTCAGTTTACTTCCGGTTGTCGTCTGTTTCAGCATGCTTACTAATTTTTTGCATATACAAGATATCTTCGAGGGAACTTTGATACGGCTCAGTGGTTCTCTTAAATAATGTCAAGTGTTGTAGGGAGGTGGCAACAAACACATAATCTTACTTCtttttttggttattgggaGGTGCAGAGCCCTAACCTTATTCGTTTTTTTAGTTATACTGATTTCCTCATAatgattgaaatttgaaaagctTGTTCCCATTAAGAAAATTTTGAAACATAAAGGTAGTATCAAAttttaaatgcatttttttttcatattctttATCACATTTTGAAATGCTTCATTTAAGATTATGAGATATAGCAGAACTCAATAAAACACTAATGGTTTACCAAGTCCATAGGTAATGGAGATTGTCTTATGAATGATTGAGATGAACTATATTTCAATTGTCATTACAATGAAAAATCCACTCTCCTCTAGACAAACGTAAAAATTTTAAGTTACAAAACCCATACAAGCAGTTCCTAGGAGAGAATAGCCATCACATCTGAGCTTCTCAAGGTAATGTAATCAGAACCATCTTTGCCCTTAAAGTCATTCCCTGCATATTTGGAGTACAAAACTGTGTTTCCAGGAGCAATGGCCAGAGGTTTTCTCTTGCCTTCCTCGCCAAGAGGTCCAGGACCAACTGCTATCACCTATCACATACGTATCAACACAACATTATTCAGTCAGAATTTGCTCCACAACAAAACAAGCATGTCAACCAAAATAAGATTTGACTTTAAGAGATTCTTCAGGGAGAAAGTTTAGAATTATAaccattaataaaaaaatcaacaattgaGATTATACATAGATAAtgtacatacatacatacatatacatTATTTAAATCTCAACGATCATGAACTAAAACCATTAAAATGTCTGGGCATATTATTCCATCTAACCAAGTGATTTTCTTAATAGGTAATGTGGGCAAAACTATAACATcttttcaaacaaaaaataactATAATAGGAAGTGTCTGAGTCATAACCCATATTATTCCTGCTACCGAAGCGATTCTCTTAATGGGCGATGTCGGCTATACTAAACTACGGTATCTTTTCAAACAAACGATGACTGTAATAGGAGAACTTACTGTTCCGATGGAAGGTTTCTCCTTGGTTGCCTCTGTAAGTAACAAACCGCCTGCAGTTTTTTCTTCAGCTACTGCAACCTGCAATCAATCAGTAGCTACCTTAATTATCACGGGCATCTTAAATAGAAGAGACCAAGGTATCATTCAATAGATCTCCTGTATGAAAATAAAGTTAACACTGAATAATGACATGGGCAGACCGGCAGAACCTAAATACACCTTAAGGATTAGACAATTTACAAGTAGGATTCAAAATGACCCTGCGCCATTCTCCTCCTTTGATCCAACATTGAAATAAACAAAGCTCCGAACAAGAAGTACCTTTATGAGAACTCTATCATTCAATGGTTTAAGATCCTTGATGTCTTCAGTTTCAAGGATGCCAACAATGTCATCATCCTTCAAAATAAGATGCTTTGTACCATTGAATTCCACCTCAGTACCTGCATACTTTGAATACACAACTTGTGCACCTGTCTGTACAAAAAAAAGTATCAAATAAGCTAAAATAAGAGAGAACATCCCCACCTTCCCCAGAAAATTACAGAAAACCCACTGAAGCTTTAATGACTTCCTAACAAAGCAAATTACCGTCACACTAATTTCCACTTGGCTCTTCCCAATTGTCTTTCCTTCTCCGACAGCAACCACCTCACCCCCTTGAGGTTTAGTTTGAGCAGTTGTGGGAAGCAAAATACCACCTTGAGACTTCTCTTCTGATTCCTTAATTTTTACCAGTACCCTGTCACCCAGAGGCTTAATAGCAGTGAACTGCATGGTAAAACTAAGACTCAGCACTCAAGTACAAGTAACATTGAACTATATAAGATACAAATAATCAGGGAGAACATTAGGACTTCTAAATCAACAATCAAGGACTCTGCAAGTAGCAGTTTGGTTCAATAAAATTCAATCACAAAGGCCAACCATGAGAATATATACTAAATTAGATTATCACAGAATCTAATACACAATGAAGCAAAATGAAATGATATTGAATgaagtaaaataaaaatgaagcaGAATAAACTAAACATTCCATTGTTTGGATATTTCAAAGATGGAGTGGAGGGGAAAAAAAGGAACTTTCCATCCTATTCTAACCAAATTTGAGAGaggaagagaaagtgaagcatTGAACCAATTGCAACAAAATTTATTCCATCATATTGCATTCCATTCTATCCCATTTTAAACAATACAAAGAATAACACCTTTAATAACTACATTCCATTCCACTCCCCTCGATCCCCTTACATCAATCCAAATACAGCATAcccaaaattcatctcttattcACTATTCTAGTATATTCATTAAAAAGTGAGACTCAATAAAACAAAGAATTAAGCTGAAAACACCAAAATATAAGGAAGTGTAGCATGTTCTTCAATGAAAATAGCATCAAGCTGTGAGATAGAACAGTGGCATTGAAATGCAAATTTTGGGGGCTATATCACATTGGAAGCATCATTTTCAATTCATATTATCTATATGAACAAAAATCTCTTTGAGGAAAAAGGTCAAACACCTTGGGGGCAACAACAGTGGCAGCCTTAACAAGCAAACCCCGGAACGACCTCCGTGTGGGGTTGGCGATTCTGACAAGTCCAGCACAAGGGAACTGAATTGGTCGAAGCCCTTCGAATGATGCAACATTCCTCGTGGAAATCGATGATGCTGTGAGCTGAGTGGTGGCCATTGATTGGGATTTACACTGCAAAAACGAAGAAACAAACAAGTGTTGAGTGTTGTTGGTGTTATCTGAAAGTAGAGATGAGATTGAGAGAAGGTTCTGGTTACCTCAGAAGACCAAGTAGGTAGAGAGATTGGATTCAAAGTTGAAACAGCGAAGACAgacaaaaccctaaaaccttagATTCAGTGTTTTATGTGATAATGGATCCTTCTAGAACTAACTAGTGCTTGAACTTGTCACATTATTAATTtgcttattttattatatacaaattttgtatggttttaaattttatttttgtatttttaaaattttgaaaaacatccATGTAGTTTTTTTAGTGAAAATACTGCTTAATAGTTAGTAGGTAGGTAGTAGTTATATGTTTAATATATTACtgaaaaaaatttcaacatCTAACTTCATCAACAACTAATTAGTGCGTGTTTGGTTTGGAGTTATAACCAACATAAATATAAAGAAGCTAGAATCTGTCACAGTGAGCTTAATGTGAATCGTCAAAACGAAATTTTGACATGTTGACTTCAACGTGAATCTATGTTGAGTTCAACGAAAATTCAAACATGAATGAATAatagttattttaaattttatgttgGAGAAGCAGACTATCTTCTGATTCTTCTTTTtatgatgagagaaataaaagatagaaaaatgTCTTTTTGTGGTGTTGAGGCTCCCACGATTAAAGCATAAACAAAGAACAATCTTGGAATGAGGTCTAATGGTTGGGGATTGTTAGACCGGTGATTTTGGCTCTCATTTGTTGTTGTTTAGCCGTTTTTCTTTTATGTGATTTGGATTCTCTTTTTTTAGGGGAAGTGAAAGAGAGGTTGCAACTTCTTTGAATGGTATGATAATGAGGTCAATGCAAGGGGTAAGAAAGTGATTGTTAGGCAGTTAAGAAGAGAGTTTTGTCTTTGAAGCTTTGTTGTAGTCACCCATTTTTAGAGTTCGCGATTGTGACCTAGGTTCTCTAATGGACACGATGGTGAGAGTGGGAGAATGGGGTAGGGCATTGCAACTCACATGCGAGATCCAAGTCACTAAAGATATAAACTAAGCATCAATGTAAGGGTCCAACTCATTTGCCAAAACACTGAAATATCTCCACACAAGTGAAAATGTTGgtctttttttgtcaaaatagaGATGATAAGACCAATACTTCAAACAATAAAAAACTTCAGGGTCGAATCTTCAATGCCACTCATTTTAAAACATAAGAACCCAATTTACAGAATCACTAGAATTTCATAAAAAACCACTTTACTTAACAATCATGCTTGTTTTTACTTTTATCAATTGATTCATCCTGAAACACACACAAACAGAAGGTAGGTCTTTGGGCATATTTAAAAGGCTTCTGAAACAAAACTAACCAAGCCTTTAACACTGACAAAAGGGAGTAACCTCTTGTGACAGCAACCTATCAAAAGAATGCAACTTGTTTTATTATAGCAAGTGGAATCTTTCCCAAGTTTATTATCAGTATCTAAGTAAAAAAAGAACTAGAATTCTGAGGCCAACATTTACAAGACAATTTCAATCTTAAGCTATACATACTAATGGTTTTTTTACTGCAGCAAACTATTGTACAAAACTTGCGCTGCAAGGCACATAAAACTCATCATATCTTTAGCTTTCTGTTCCTTAACTCCAGGTACCAATGTATTCAtgcttatgagttatgactattTACGCAGTGAAGTGATCAATTTCGCCCAACGTTTGTGTGTCATTCTTCTGAAGATTATGAGTGCTTAGGGGTTACACCT contains:
- the LOC130724493 gene encoding 20 kDa chaperonin, chloroplastic-like — translated: MATTQLTASSISTRNVASFEGLRPIQFPCAGLVRIANPTRRSFRGLLVKAATVVAPKFTAIKPLGDRVLVKIKESEEKSQGGILLPTTAQTKPQGGEVVAVGEGKTIGKSQVEISVTTGAQVVYSKYAGTEVEFNGTKHLILKDDDIVGILETEDIKDLKPLNDRVLIKVAVAEEKTAGGLLLTEATKEKPSIGTVIAVGPGPLGEEGKRKPLAIAPGNTVLYSKYAGNDFKGKDGSDYITLRSSDVMAILS